The following nucleotide sequence is from Penicillium digitatum chromosome 5, complete sequence.
GGAATAGTACTAGTTATTATGTTTGAAGATACTGAGTCTAGTAAAGTCAGTATCTCTCCAGGGTTGCCTTGGGCACGCAATCAAGGGATGACGTAATTGCTGCCGCCTAAGTAGCCCTGGAGGCCTGAGGTTCTATCCCCTAGCCAGTTTGTTCTGCACTGTGTAGCATGCAGAGGTGGCCTAAAATAATCTTGTTAACTCCTTATATCAATTTCGGATCAGACCATTCCCGATGCTAAAGGAGATCCCATGTCTCTATGATCTTGGATCACTTTCGGAGAATTTGTCCAGTCATTTGATCTAGTTGGTCCTATTTGACACGAGAGCCAAGCTTGGCATGTCTCACTGGAGGCATCGTCAACATTTAGTTAATTTGCACTTGGACGCCAGTCAACCTCTCATTTCATTCCGCGCCCAGACCTGCCGAGGTCGGGACCATCGAAGGCTTAGTCATATGCTATTTATGGAACCTGGCTGAGATTGCCCCcttcaattaacctgtttTATCTCCATGAGCCCCGGCAAAGTGCGCCTCTCGTTGGGAGCCAGTCAATTCATGTGTTGCAGGGCTGAAGAATGAGTGGCTTTGCCAAGTTCGCCCACTCAGTTCAAAAAGTCCGGGCAGCGATCCATAGCAGGAGAAAGGCGGGCGCCAAGGACCAACGTGAATCGTCATTAAGGTAAGATGTTTTGCGACAACCCGCGGGATATTCACTGGCTCACTTCCCTGTCAGAAATGACCTTGCAGATCTTCCAGCTTCCTCGCCGTGGGACCTCCCCGTCGAGATTCAAATCCGCATATTTGCATATTCCGGCATCACCGACTTCCATCCGCTGAGGCTTGTCTGCAAGGCGTTTTGTCAACTGCTTTCCAGGAATGAGCATGAGATTGTCCGGCAATATCTCCGCTTGCGTCGTCACGGTACCCTTCCATCGCCAATTGACGATGACCGCACTTATACTCGAGACCCCAGCGACGATGTCGTGCTGTTATCAGACCTATTTCCACCGTCCAAAAGCGCCAGGGGCGGCCATCTCTATACCTTCAAATACTTGCATGGGCTGAGACGCAGGCAAATGCTCTGTTCAAGACTCTGCTACTACCTAGCCGATCGGATCCTCGATCGGTTCATCCAGACCGAACCGGCAGTCATGAAGGCCTCATTTCCTGCAAAGCGAAACGAGCGCAACGCCCTCGTCAAACGCGGTATAGCCAGCATACGATTTCACCTTGCACCACTCATGTACGAACTGTGGTAAATTGTTTTTTAACTCCAACAAGTCACTAACATCTTCTCTACCAGGTACTATACACTCTATTTCCTGGAATCATACGCGTCCGCCCGACGCGAGCACACGAACATGCTAGTCCAAAAATACGAGGCGGGCCAGCTTCCTGTGCCATTGCCACTCGAGATACGCCAGAGGATGTACCGCGAGCTGCAAACCCGGATCCTCCAAAGCCCTCCCTTCACCAACACGCCGGCTCTAGTTGCGACACACCATTGCATGCATTTGCTTGTTACATATATACGCTACGCCATGTCTCCGGATGGTCAAGCCGAGATTGATGACTCGTGGATTAGCTCCTTGCTCACATTGGCGCCGTTTGTGCGGATCGTCGAGTTTTTCTCCGCTGAGATCGGGGACGGTGGGAGCCAGCGAACTCAACGCAAGGAGTTCATGTACAATTTCTATCAGGACACGATGAAGTACGAAAAGGATCACATGAATTCGGTTGTTTTTGCGCGCGCGTCTGCGCAGAATTTGCATAGTTCAGTGCAAGATATCTGgtttgctgctgctgcggctGAATTGAAAGCCCGGCGAGCGATACCTCACGATGTAGAGCACGTCTGGGTCTGGAATGGTGTTCCAATTGTTTTTGGGTGTCCGGATTGCCATCCTACGAGAGGATGGCAGGCGTGATTTTTGAAGTCAAAGCGTTTAATCAAGTGTTGGAGGCGTCCGGCGTCTAGATTGTtaatttggggggggggggggggggggggggggtttacCGGAGTTGGAAAGATGAAAATCCAGCCAACTTCATTTGCACTCTATTTCATCCTTGTGTTTACTTCTTTCTCTCAAACCAAATCCAATATACTAGTAGCTGTAGTTCAGGTGATTTAGGGAATTGGTAGAAGTTTGCTCTGTTTGCAACCGGCACACGTCGCTATGTACATTGCCAAGTATCAATCTTCCTCGACGATATGCTTCGATTGTAGCATAAGAATCAGCCGAGGTGATTACGAACTCACATTTCGGCTGCTATGGAACAAGCAAATCCAAGACAATTGTTCAACATATCCTGGACTATCCACCGTCTCTCCCCTCTCCATCATGGGAAGGATTGTGAGATCCTCCTAGACAACCAGGTTGCCTTAAAAACATACGCAACGCGTCTACGCGACCATCTCACAGGCGACCTCCTTGCTGGGATTCATACAAACACTGGCGCAGCAGAAGACGATACGTTCTCCAAGATAGGCCCCATAAAAGATTGTCTATGGCGGCCAATCTCATCTCAATCATTGCGCGACAAAGCGCCGAGCAGATCCCAGAATACCAAAACTCCTGGAATTCTAGTAACGCTGGAATATGAAAATATTGTCTACAAAGCAGCTTTGCTCACAGACACAATACCATCTCCAAATCAGCGCAAGGGATCCACatctctccctctcctccTAACCAGATTCCCCACTGCGCTCCGACAAATCTTCATCACTTTCTTGACTACAAATTTCGACACTTATTGCTCGCCCCTCCGACTGCCGTCGAGCTTTCTCTGTTTAGGTCTAGAGACATACATCGATACCCTGCGCACCCAAAGGCAAAGTACAAGCGACACAGTTGAAGATACTATCAAAGAGTTACAGCTCACGCtctccttctcatcatccaTCGCACCAGCGCTGAGATCCCTGAACGTCAGCGTCGCGCGCGCTTCACTAGCAGGCTTCCTGCGCGACCAGCCTGGACAGTCAGCGCCAAAATCGCGCAGTCTTCAGCGTAAACTGCGCAGCCCTTTCATCGCCAACCTTACTTCGTATCTGGAGACGCATCTTGCCATGAAGTTGAATCTGGATGGGTCGTCTTCGGACCAAGTCGCTAAGCAGCATGTGCGACTCTCGAAGGTTGCCTGCGCTGCTTTCGTTTTGGGCAGTGAGGGACGTGTGAAGCTGGTTGTGGCTGCTGATAGGGATGATGGGGATGAGGGCACTCGCGCTCCAGGCGATAAAAATGAACGTGCTTTGGAAGCAGGAGAATCGCTGCTACAGTCGGTAATCCGGAAGGCCGTTGTGGAGGGTCATTCAGCTACGTGAGCTTCTGGGTGTTTTTCTGTGCCAGTGTGAAACTGGGATACGCTACAATATCTTTGGAGTTCAGAACGAGCTAAAGGTCTGCAATGCAACCTCATCAGTATGACCTACCTGGATCCACAGAGCCATAGCCTTGCTGTTGGGGTTATTCCCTCTGCTGGACTTGTCGCCAATACGCCAATACACGACTGCGCAACTAAGTGCAAACCGGGACAATTGAATTGCAGCTGCTAGCGTCGTGCTTTCACTCTGTTTTTAAACACTCCGGTACAATGGATGCAACAATGCTGGCTATCATCGCCAAGATGGCACACCCAAGAAATTTGATCATGGTGCATAGCATAGTATAAGAGTTTACATCCTTCAAATTCCATTGAAGCCAGGAAAACCAACACTTGTCACTGGGGACGACATAAGTGGTCATTTTCTCTGTCTCTTTGATAGATACTGTAATATGAGCAAAAGTCGAGTGATACCCCATTTTTGTTCATCTTAAGATGACCAAAAGCAATATGTCTGTACAAGATATTCACATTATGTCCAAACACATGTCGCCAATTTTAGCAAGATAGACATCACATCTCCTGCGTTTGATTCTCAGATTCCGCCAACCGCAGCGCCTCATCAACACTAGGAACAAAGTGAGTCAATCCTCCACATATCTCAACAATACCACTCCGCTCAAACATGCGGAAAACACTCATATTCGGCAAACGGCAGAAGAACACTCTGACACGTTGCTCTGCATACGCATGCACAATCTCCGAGAGAACCTGGGTGCCAGACCCATCGATGCTTGTAACGCCATGAACATCGAAAATGATATTCTTGTTATGCTCCGGGGCGCGCATGCGCGGTAGagaaggatgagcatgagTAGAGCCGTAGAGTTCTAGACGCCGCAGACGGTTCTTGAGATCGCCTGTGTTGGCAAAGGTGAGGGGTTCTGGAATCTTGACAATCAGGGCGCCTTCGACTAGCTCCACGTTTTCTGGGTGGAGCTCGGCGTTGTCGAAACGCGAGTCTGTACCGAGAACCTTGCCCATGATCTGGATTCGGGGGGCTGTGGCGTGTCGGATGAGAATTATCACTGACAGACCCATTCCCATCGCCATGCCTAGTTCCAGGGAGTAGAAGATTGTTGTTGTGAAGATGAGGAACATGAGAACGAGCTCTGACCAGCCCCGTAGGCGGAGGAAGAAAATCAGGTCATGCGGGCATTCTTCCACTAGAGTGAAGGCTACCACGGAGATCATGGAGCACAGGACTGCTTTCTACTGGATAAATCAGCATGGTCGGCACTTAGAAAAGGTACACCGGTAAGGTGAAATTTTTGGGACGGACGAACCGGGAGGTAGTAGAGATAAGGCAAAAGAACCAGGACACATGTGAATGTGATGATACTCACAAAAACACTAGTCATAGGTGACCGTGCTCCTGTCTGTGAGCTAAGCTTGCTCCGCCCGTATCCGCCAAATGCAGGCAAAGCCGAGAAGCAACCCCCGATAACATTGGCGACGCCTAGTGCAACCATCTCGCGATTAGCACTCATGTGCATTCCCTTGATTCCATCAGAACTGCCTTCACCCAGCCCCTTGGCCGCAACAGATGACTCAAAGAATCCAAGTAGCGCGATTATAAAGGATTTGCTCAATGCTGTTCGCACATGTTTCATATTTCCAAGCTGGAAAGGCCAATTGAAAGCGAATAGTCCTCCAGAGGCAACCTCTGTAGAACCGAGAATTTCAAGCCCTTTGGCTTCCCAGTCAAGGTGCCAAGCCAAAACCGCCGACAGGGCAACGACCAGGAAACGGTCTGGGAAATAAATCACCTGCGGGATACGAGGCACAAGCATCTTTTTCAAAGTTCTGCGGGGAATCAGTATAATGCATACAAGCCCCGGGGCGCGGTACGAACCTGAACACCATGATGACAGAAAAGCTGACGATCGAAACGATAGCAGTTAGTCCATGGCACTGTCGAACGTGTCGAAAGATGAAAATCAGTTTTTCAACACTGGTGCCATGGCTGACCCCGGTTTCTTTGGCATACTCGGCCAGACCCAATTCTGGGATAAGCTGGTCTACAAAAATCACAAAGCCGATCGCAGTGATGAATCCTCGCAAGAATGGTCGACTGAGCACGTTATCCAAAAACCCTAGGCGAGTCAGTCCGGCAATCAATATCATGCCCCCGGACATAGCAGTAGCCACTCCTACAATGAGGGCGATTTCTGTGGGATTGTCCTCGCCTGAGTTTCCTTGCATGACACTTGCTTTGACAATAGCACCCGTTAGCAAAGAACCCGCAGCCTCCGGTCCAACTACCAGGAGCGGGCAGCTTCCTAGGATGGCATAGACCAAGGGATGGATGACGAAAGAATAGAGGCCGCTGATGGGTGGTGCATGAGCAAGATTGGAGGCCAAAGAGAGGGCCATCGGGATATAGATGGACGCCACAGTCAATGCAGCCATGAGATCTCCGCGCAGGAATGACCAATGATATTGTCCAATCCAATTGAAGAGGGGAATATAGTAGGATATGTATCTGCCATTGATTTGTCAGTTACCATTAACGAAAGTGCTCGCAGTCCATGGATTAGATACGACCTACTGCTTATTCGTCTCGGTGAttggaaaagagaaagatgatTTCATCTGTGAAGGAGTCTCTGAATCTGGGACTGACTCCGGGTGGTCTACTACACCTCTAGAGCGACCGACCGCACCGTCAGCCACTTCACGTCCGTTATACCCAAATGCATCGCCTGGTCCTCCAATGTATGACTGCCTTCCCAAATCTTCTACCCGAGGCGAGAATGTTCCATGGCTGCAGCGCCTTTCATCACACGCAGGATCGGCCTGAAGGTATGATTCCAGAAGTCGAGTTCTCACATCTGGTTCGCTCGTAACCCTGGTGCCAGACTGGGTGTCCTGTGCCTTTTGGTTTTCATGGCTTGAACTTGTCGAAATCCCAAGACCAGTTTGAGGTGACGAACGGAAAGTGTTGATATTGCGGTCCCGTGGAGTCCGACGTCCGAGTCCGTCGGACTCCCCAGGGTGTACTGAACTTGTCTCAGACATgatcttaaaaaaaaatacgcCTGGGGAGTGTTGAATTGAATCTTTAAAAACCAGAAACTCCGTAGCACGCCATAAACCATTATTAAATCCAAAAGGTTAAAAACAGTTTAGTGATAAGCCTAGCCTGAATTGTTTTTGTCGGTCAGGCATGGGCCAAGGGGGGCGGCGCGCTAGGGGACATGATAAGCGGGGAAAGCAGGCGTTATCGTTGTATCAACGCAGAGCCTCGGAGATTGACTGTGCGATGAAGATAACGAGCATGGTAAGCACAATCCCAGGAAATTTTCTTGTACGTAGGAAGGTCTGATGCCATCGAATACCGAAGTGCATACTCTGTACAAGGAAAATTTCCGTCTTGTTGGTTGATTTCCGTTGACGTAATTGGATGTGTCAGCCAAAGATCAAACCTTCGACCTTGGAAGGCGGTGTGTTTGTGTAATCACGTGCTGTTCAGTCCCGTGACTGATCAGGTCAATGTGGGTTTTGAAGTCCGCCACAAAGAGATAGATTGTGCCTCATTCGCGTCGCCTCTCCTCTCTGCGCTCCTGCATTCCTGACTTTACGATCACTCATATTCCTTTGGCCACTATATTGATCGTCTCGAGTGTGCCATAAAAATCTGTCTCTTTTGCACCTAGATTTCttcgagaaaaaaaaccccccccccagaaCCCCGCCAAGATGTCTTTAACAAACTGTCGGTTCTATGAGGACAAGTACCCGGAGGTGGACAGCTTTGTCATGGTGAATGTCAAGCAGGTACGAATTAACTGAATCATCGATTGAGAGACTGAAGCGGCGGGGACTAATTTTTTGTGTGCACGAGTTAGATCGCCGAGATGGGCGCATACGTGAAGCTGCTTGAATATGACAACATTGACGGCATGATTCTCCTCTCAGAACTCTCTCGCAGACGTATTCGCAGTATCCAGAAGCTCATTCGCATTGGGCGCAACGAGGTCGTCATCGTGCTTCGTGTCGACAAGGAGAAAGGCAAGGATACAAAATTGGCCTGGAAGAACCCGAGAACTAACTTGTCAACTTGAAGGTTATATTGATCTGTCGAAGCGACGTGTCTCTCCCGAGGATGTCATCAAGTGCGAGGAACGTTACAACAAGAGCAAGGCAGTGCACTCTATCATGCGCCACGTCGCAGAGGCAACTCAGACCCCCCTCGAGGCCTTATACGAGAACATCGGGTGGCCTTTGAACCAGAAATATGGTCACGCGCACGATGCCTTCAAGATCTCTATTACGTATGTTCTTGTACTTTTCGTCTCATTATATGAGAGGATTCCTCTGACACTTGTTTTCCAGGAACCCCAACGTCTGGGATGAGATCACCTTCCCTAGCGATGCCGTCAAGAGCGAGCTGCAGCAATACATCAACAGCAAGCTGACCCCCCACCCTACCAAGGTCCGTGCCGATATTGAGGTTACCTGCTTTGGTTACGAT
It contains:
- a CDS encoding CENP-A-nucleosome distal centromere subunit CENP-L; the protein is MSGFAKFAHSVQKVRAAIHSRRKAGAKDQRESSLRNDLADLPASSPWDLPVEIQIRIFAYSGITDFHPLRLVCKAFCQLLSRNEHEIVRQYLRLRRHGTLPSPIDDDRTYTRDPSDDVVLLSDLFPPSKSARGGHLYTFKYLHGLRRRQMLCSRLCYYLADRILDRFIQTEPAVMKASFPAKRNERNALVKRGIASIRFHLAPLMYYTLYFLESYASARREHTNMLVQKYEAGQLPVPLPLEIRQRMYRELQTRILQSPPFTNTPALVATHHCMHLLVTYIRYAMSPDGQAEIDDSWISSLLTLAPFVRIVEFFSAEIGDGGSQRTQRKEFMYNFYQDTMKYEKDHMNSVVFARASAQNLHSSVQDIWFAAAAAELKARRAIPHDVEHVWVWNGVPIVFGCPDCHPTRGWQA
- a CDS encoding CENP-A-nucleosome distal centromere subunit CENP-L; translation: MEQANPRQLFNISWTIHRLSPLHHGKDCEILLDNQVALKTYATRLRDHLTGDLLAGIHTNTGAAEDDTFSKIGPIKDCLWRPISSQSLRDKAPSRSQNTKTPGILVTLEYENIVYKAALLTDTIPSPNQRKGSTSLPLLLTRFPTALRQIFITFLTTNFDTYCSPLRLPSSFLCLGLETYIDTLRTQRQSTSDTVEDTIKELQLTLSFSSSIAPALRSLNVSVARASLAGFLRDQPGQSAPKSRSLQRKLRSPFIANLTSYLETHLAMKLNLDGSSSDQVAKQHVRLSKVACAAFVLGSEGRVKLVVAADRDDGDEGTRAPGDKNERALEAGESLLQSVIRKAVVEGHSAT
- a CDS encoding sulfate transporter; the protein is MSETSSVHPGESDGLGRRTPRDRNINTFRSSPQTGLGISTSSSHENQKAQDTQSGTRVTSEPDVRTRLLESYLQADPACDERRCSHGTFSPRVEDLGRQSYIGGPGDAFGYNGREVADGAVGRSRGVVDHPESVPDSETPSQMKSSFSFPITETNKQYISYYIPLFNWIGQYHWSFLRGDLMAALTVASIYIPMALSLASNLAHAPPISGLYSFVIHPLVYAILGSCPLLVVGPEAAGSLLTGAIVKASVMQGNSGEDNPTEIALIVGVATAMSGGMILIAGLTRLGFLDNVLSRPFLRGFITAIGFVIFVDQLIPELGLAEYAKETGVSHGTSVEKLIFIFRHVRQCHGLTAIVSIVSFSVIMVFRTLKKMLVPRIPQVIYFPDRFLVVALSAVLAWHLDWEAKGLEILGSTEVASGGLFAFNWPFQLGNMKHVRTALSKSFIIALLGFFESSVAAKGLGEGSSDGIKGMHMSANREMVALGVANVIGGCFSALPAFGGYGRSKLSSQTGARSPMTSVFVSIITFTCVLVLLPYLYYLPKAVLCSMISVVAFTLVEECPHDLIFFLRLRGWSELVLMFLIFTTTIFYSLELGMAMGMGLSVIILIRHATAPRIQIMGKVLGTDSRFDNAELHPENVELVEGALIVKIPEPLTFANTGDLKNRLRRLELYGSTHAHPSLPRMRAPEHNKNIIFDVHGVTSIDGSGTQVLSEIVHAYAEQRVRVFFCRLPNMSVFRMFERSGIVEICGGLTHFVPSVDEALRLAESENQTQEM
- a CDS encoding Translation initiation factor 2 alpha subunit, putative, which gives rise to MSLTNCRFYEDKYPEVDSFVMVNVKQIAEMGAYVKLLEYDNIDGMILLSELSRRRIRSIQKLIRIGRNEVVIVLRVDKEKGYIDLSKRRVSPEDVIKCEERYNKSKAVHSIMRHVAEATQTPLEALYENIGWPLNQKYGHAHDAFKISITNPNVWDEITFPSDAVKSELQQYINSKLTPHPTKVRADIEVTCFGYDGIDAVKDALRTAEADNTPENQIKVRLVAPPLYVLASQCLDKTLGVKLLEEAIVKIEERIKAHGGSCTVKMAPKAVTEHDDAILQELMEKRERENTQVSGDEDSESDEGVPE